One window from the genome of Cyclobacterium amurskyense encodes:
- a CDS encoding deoxynucleoside kinase, translating into MHIAISGNIGSGKTSLAVKLAAHYGWQTEFESVEDNPYLSDFYKDMTKWSFHLQVFFLQSRINQVKRIQQNPTSTIQDRTIYEDAHIFAANLYESNLISKRDYENYKGLYHSMANYIKPPDLLIYLKADIPKLVDQIEKRGRNYERSIQIAYLKNLNDLYQKWITEYNLGKLLVIDVNNMNFVDNPEDFSIIVEKIDRELFGLFN; encoded by the coding sequence ATGCATATCGCAATTTCAGGAAATATTGGAAGTGGTAAAACTTCATTGGCTGTAAAACTAGCTGCCCACTATGGTTGGCAAACAGAATTTGAATCTGTAGAAGATAATCCGTATTTATCAGATTTTTATAAGGACATGACCAAATGGTCTTTTCACTTACAGGTTTTCTTCCTTCAAAGCCGAATTAACCAAGTGAAAAGAATCCAGCAAAACCCGACTTCTACTATTCAAGATAGGACCATTTATGAGGATGCGCATATTTTCGCTGCCAACCTCTATGAATCCAATTTGATTTCTAAAAGGGATTATGAAAATTACAAAGGCCTTTACCATTCTATGGCTAACTATATCAAACCTCCAGACTTATTGATTTATTTAAAAGCTGATATTCCCAAATTGGTAGATCAAATTGAAAAAAGAGGTAGAAATTACGAAAGAAGCATCCAAATAGCTTACTTGAAAAATCTAAATGACCTCTATCAAAAGTGGATTACCGAATATAACCTTGGAAAGCTACTTGTAATAGATGTCAACAATATGAATTTTGTTGATAATCCAGAAGATTTTTCAATAATAGTGGAGAAAATTGACCGTGAACTATTTGGCCTATTTAATTAA
- the eat gene encoding ethanolamine permease, producing the protein MDQKTNDKEDQLKKTLGPFMLWGLGVGYVISGNYFGWNLGLAEGGTLGAGIAIFFIIIMYVTFTFSYTEMACAIPKAGGAFSYAERGLGKHLGFLAGMSQNIEFIFAPPAIASAIGAYFGIFFPELNALLIGVVAYLIFTGLNIIGLQVAATFELFITIIAVIGLLFFAGVTLPAFKVENLLINALPNGYMGIVAAIPFAIWFFLAIEGVANVAEETINPQKNILKGFGFALLTLVILCVITFMAAVGVGGWEAIVYPDGSGVASDSPLPLAMGLVMGDNQMYYHLLAFIALFGLVASFNGIILAAGRTTFEFGRVGYAPKAIGKVNKKFKTPVNALFFNMVIGIIALFTGKTGEIITIAVFGALCLYILSMLAFLQLRKKEPDLERPFKVPYYPLFPLVALIIASLSLIAMIIYNFNLALLFFAMLLGAYLFFVLFLNKTKTS; encoded by the coding sequence ATGGATCAAAAAACAAACGACAAAGAAGATCAATTAAAGAAGACCTTAGGTCCTTTTATGTTATGGGGTTTGGGAGTGGGGTATGTAATTTCAGGCAATTATTTTGGCTGGAATTTAGGCCTAGCAGAGGGAGGAACATTAGGAGCTGGTATTGCCATATTTTTTATTATTATCATGTATGTCACCTTTACGTTTAGTTACACTGAGATGGCTTGTGCTATTCCTAAAGCTGGAGGTGCTTTTTCTTATGCCGAGCGAGGCTTGGGAAAACATTTAGGCTTCCTCGCAGGAATGTCGCAAAACATTGAATTTATTTTCGCCCCTCCAGCCATTGCCTCGGCTATTGGGGCCTATTTTGGTATCTTTTTCCCTGAACTGAATGCTTTACTGATAGGGGTGGTGGCTTACCTTATTTTTACTGGTCTTAATATTATAGGGCTACAGGTTGCTGCTACATTTGAGCTGTTTATTACCATTATTGCGGTCATCGGTTTGTTGTTTTTCGCAGGAGTCACTTTGCCAGCGTTTAAAGTAGAAAACTTACTGATCAATGCGCTTCCTAATGGGTACATGGGAATTGTGGCTGCCATTCCATTTGCAATTTGGTTTTTCTTGGCCATCGAAGGAGTCGCAAATGTTGCTGAAGAAACCATAAATCCTCAAAAAAATATTCTTAAAGGATTCGGCTTTGCCTTGCTAACATTGGTTATTTTATGTGTAATTACATTTATGGCTGCAGTAGGAGTTGGTGGTTGGGAAGCCATTGTTTATCCAGATGGTTCAGGTGTAGCTTCTGATTCTCCTCTTCCATTGGCCATGGGGCTAGTAATGGGAGACAATCAAATGTATTATCATTTACTCGCTTTTATAGCATTATTTGGACTAGTAGCTTCATTTAATGGGATCATACTTGCTGCGGGTCGTACTACTTTTGAGTTTGGTAGGGTAGGATATGCACCCAAAGCCATCGGAAAAGTAAATAAAAAGTTTAAAACCCCGGTAAATGCTTTGTTTTTCAATATGGTTATTGGAATTATCGCGCTATTTACGGGGAAAACGGGAGAGATCATTACTATTGCCGTATTTGGTGCTTTATGCCTTTATATATTGTCCATGCTTGCTTTTCTTCAACTTAGGAAAAAGGAACCTGATTTGGAAAGACCTTTTAAAGTACCCTATTATCCCTTATTTCCTTTAGTGGCCTTGATAATTGCCAGTTTATCTTTAATCGCAATGATCATTTATAATTTTAATCTGGCTTTATTGTTTTTCGCCATGCTTTTAGGGGCTTATTTATTTTTTGTATTATTCCTTAACAAGACAAAAACTTCATGA
- a CDS encoding DUF7255 family protein, translating into MHHQKIDQLIKALEEIEAPYEIDFHVPIKKSLIEGKGEGLLLEAYKELDGEGDFPLLNQLKVDIKIGKFLFVYDDANHFNRYRLKTLKAEVYSLFNYTWHQSYLRMCRTFERECLVSGSQERIWNGPPIASRCFGRSEEAPDLTGNGSSGWKLNAYNDLQYDLISRLQGFKLIRIPSYENLMIGGKLQRIDKLLLRPNAETLRVIGSWLLRKMD; encoded by the coding sequence ATGCATCATCAAAAAATAGATCAATTGATAAAGGCCCTGGAAGAAATTGAGGCACCTTACGAAATTGATTTTCACGTCCCAATCAAAAAAAGTCTTATAGAAGGTAAAGGGGAAGGTTTATTGTTGGAGGCTTATAAAGAGCTTGACGGAGAGGGAGACTTTCCGCTGTTGAACCAGCTAAAAGTGGATATTAAAATTGGGAAGTTTTTATTTGTTTATGATGATGCTAATCATTTTAATCGGTACAGACTTAAAACCTTAAAAGCTGAGGTTTATTCTTTATTTAATTATACCTGGCACCAAAGCTACCTTCGAATGTGTAGAACATTCGAAAGGGAATGCTTGGTTTCCGGTTCCCAGGAGCGTATTTGGAATGGACCACCTATTGCCTCACGATGCTTTGGACGAAGTGAAGAAGCTCCTGACCTCACAGGTAATGGTTCCTCAGGTTGGAAGTTAAATGCTTACAATGATTTACAATACGATCTTATTAGTAGATTACAGGGTTTTAAGCTAATCAGAATTCCTTCTTACGAAAACCTAATGATTGGAGGTAAGCTTCAACGGATAGACAAATTATTGCTAAGGCCAAATGCAGAGACTTTGCGTGTAATAGGATCTTGGTTGCTTAGAAAAATGGATTAA
- a CDS encoding glutamine synthetase family protein, with product MKFSKEEVKSSLKNSSFNKVKLAIVDIDGVLRGKVVSLDKFFSILDGGMGFCAVVFGWDVEDKSYDNVSVTGWHTGYPDFQAEIDPSTFRKIPWEDDLPFFLADFSNDKENGALVCPRTLLKNIQQQTFEAGFFPQFSQEFEWFNFESTPEGYGSGSCENTKPLTPGMFGYSILRSSLKSEFFNDLFDLCHQFDIPLEGLHTETGPGVYEAAIQYSDILLAADRAALFKSSVKEIAYKHGIMATFMAKWSEELPGNGGHVHQSIWDKDLKNNLFYDANGKWSMSTLMQQYIAGQLHCLPHILPMFAPTINSYKRLVEGAWAPTTLTWARDNRTTALRVLSGGAKSTRLETRVIGSDVNPYLAMSACLASGLYGIKHKLELDKPATIGNGYEDYTNGSIPTSLKEATEAMKNSAIAKSLFGEDFVDHFCKTREWECREFASKVTDWERKRYFEII from the coding sequence ATGAAATTTAGTAAAGAAGAAGTAAAATCAAGTTTAAAGAACAGTTCCTTTAATAAGGTAAAACTGGCTATTGTTGATATTGATGGGGTTTTGAGGGGTAAGGTGGTTTCATTGGACAAATTCTTTTCAATTTTAGATGGGGGCATGGGATTCTGTGCTGTGGTATTTGGCTGGGATGTAGAAGATAAATCTTATGACAACGTTTCTGTCACTGGGTGGCACACTGGTTATCCAGATTTCCAGGCGGAAATTGACCCTTCTACCTTTAGAAAAATACCTTGGGAAGATGATCTCCCATTTTTCTTGGCTGATTTTAGCAATGACAAAGAGAATGGAGCATTGGTTTGTCCTAGGACTTTATTGAAGAATATCCAACAACAAACATTTGAGGCAGGCTTTTTTCCTCAGTTTTCTCAGGAGTTTGAATGGTTTAATTTCGAAAGTACACCAGAAGGATATGGTAGTGGTAGTTGTGAAAATACAAAGCCTTTAACCCCTGGTATGTTTGGGTACTCCATTCTAAGATCGTCATTAAAAAGTGAGTTTTTCAATGATCTTTTTGATCTCTGCCATCAGTTTGACATTCCATTAGAAGGTTTACATACAGAAACCGGCCCAGGTGTATATGAAGCCGCAATTCAATACAGTGATATTTTATTAGCAGCAGACCGGGCGGCCTTGTTTAAAAGTAGTGTAAAAGAAATTGCATATAAACATGGAATAATGGCCACATTTATGGCGAAATGGTCTGAAGAACTTCCAGGGAATGGTGGGCATGTACACCAAAGTATATGGGACAAAGATCTTAAAAACAACCTGTTTTATGATGCCAATGGCAAGTGGAGCATGAGTACACTTATGCAACAATATATAGCTGGGCAATTGCATTGTTTACCTCATATTTTACCCATGTTTGCACCCACTATCAACAGTTATAAAAGGTTGGTAGAAGGTGCTTGGGCCCCAACTACCTTGACTTGGGCAAGAGACAATAGAACAACTGCCTTGAGGGTGCTATCCGGCGGTGCCAAATCAACGAGATTGGAAACCCGTGTAATAGGCTCAGATGTAAACCCTTATTTGGCTATGTCTGCCTGCCTTGCCTCTGGGTTATATGGGATCAAACACAAATTGGAGTTGGACAAGCCAGCCACAATAGGGAATGGCTATGAGGATTATACCAATGGGTCAATACCAACTTCCCTTAAAGAAGCCACTGAAGCAATGAAAAATTCAGCCATCGCAAAATCCTTATTTGGGGAGGACTTTGTAGACCATTTCTGTAAAACCAGAGAATGGGAATGCAGGGAATTCGCATCTAAGGTTACTGATTGGGAAAGGAAACGCTATTTTGAAATCATTTAA
- a CDS encoding iron-containing alcohol dehydrogenase produces MDIRQKFNFSFPTTIRFGVGVISELPDYLKQNQLKRPLLVTDPIVRELGFFKNIVKELSQSGLSVEVFSDVHKNPVKTDVLKGKELYQSTDRDTIIGIGGGVGLDVARAIALSINHHRDLFDYDDLIGGDKYVTEPIPHFITVPTTSGTGSEVGRSAIISENESKKKRILFAPTLMAKIVFADPELTMDLPSFVTAATGMDALTHNIEAYLSKNWNPMCSGIALEGIKLIGESIETATLKPDLLSRSKMLMASMMGAIAFQKGLGIVHSLAHPLSSLLDTHHGLANAINLPHGLEFNYEGFEDRYEQMGLMIGLKQGEGKNFINYINDLNKKLGLPAKLSEIGVKNEHIDTLASLAIADFCHPNNPKPVTEADFKSIYEKAQ; encoded by the coding sequence ATGGACATTCGTCAAAAATTTAATTTTAGTTTTCCTACTACCATCCGATTTGGAGTAGGGGTTATCAGTGAATTGCCTGATTATCTTAAACAAAACCAATTAAAAAGACCGTTATTGGTTACTGATCCTATAGTAAGGGAGCTTGGGTTTTTTAAAAATATAGTTAAAGAACTAAGCCAATCAGGTCTGTCAGTTGAAGTTTTTTCAGATGTTCATAAAAATCCAGTTAAGACGGATGTGCTTAAAGGGAAAGAATTGTATCAATCAACGGACCGAGATACGATTATAGGTATAGGAGGAGGAGTGGGCTTGGATGTGGCAAGAGCCATTGCTTTAAGTATCAATCACCACAGAGACTTGTTTGATTACGATGACTTGATAGGTGGAGATAAATATGTGACGGAGCCAATCCCACATTTTATTACTGTGCCTACGACTTCTGGAACAGGAAGTGAGGTAGGAAGAAGCGCTATCATCTCAGAAAATGAGAGTAAGAAGAAAAGAATCCTATTTGCACCAACACTTATGGCCAAAATAGTATTCGCAGATCCAGAACTTACAATGGATTTGCCCTCTTTTGTAACCGCAGCTACTGGCATGGATGCACTTACTCATAATATTGAGGCCTACCTTTCCAAAAACTGGAATCCTATGTGTAGCGGTATTGCCCTTGAAGGAATTAAGTTAATAGGTGAATCCATAGAAACAGCAACCTTAAAACCTGACTTGCTCTCTAGAAGTAAAATGTTAATGGCTTCCATGATGGGAGCGATTGCTTTTCAGAAAGGATTGGGCATAGTACATAGCTTGGCGCACCCATTGTCCAGTTTATTGGATACCCACCACGGCTTGGCCAATGCCATTAACCTGCCGCATGGGTTGGAATTTAACTATGAAGGTTTTGAAGACAGGTATGAGCAAATGGGACTAATGATAGGACTCAAACAAGGAGAAGGCAAAAACTTTATAAATTATATCAACGATTTGAATAAGAAACTAGGGCTTCCTGCAAAACTATCGGAAATAGGGGTGAAAAATGAGCATATTGATACCTTAGCTTCATTAGCTATTGCGGATTTCTGTCATCCAAATAATCCCAAACCAGTAACTGAAGCTGACTTTAAATCCATTTATGAGAAGGCCCAATAG